In Campylobacter sp. RM16187, the DNA window TTCGCTAAATTTATAAAAAGGCAATGTCGCGCCCTCTACATTGATCTGCGTAGCGTTTTTGAAAAATTCATTCATTTTTTATCCTTGTTTAAGATTTAGGATAATTATACTCTGAATTTTGGTGTGAAATTCTTGATTTGGTTCAAGATGTGTTTAATTTTTAAAAGCAGATATTAAATTTCATAGAGCAAATTTAAGCCAAATTTCTTTGTCAAAGCAGCTTAAATTTGCTAATTTGTTTAATTCTTAATGCAAGAAGTGTCTAACTCCGGTAAAGTATAGCGCCATGCCGTGCTCATTTGCAGCCTGCACAACCTCATCATCGCGTATGCTACCGCCCGGCTCTATGATGGCTTTTACGCCCACTTCAGAGGCGATATCGATGCTATCTCTAAATGGGAAAAACGCCTCGCTGGCAAGCGCGCATCCGTTTAGATCAATTCCTAGATCGCGAGCCTTGTTTACCGCAGCCCTAGCAGCATCCACGCGGCTTGTCATACCCATACCGATAGCAACCATGGCTGAATTTTTCACATAAACCACGCAGTTGCTCTTAGTAAGCGCAGCCACTTTCCAAGCTATCTCAAGGTCTTTTAGCTCCTCTTTGCTTGCCTCTCGCGTGGTTTGTAACTTCATATTTTCTAGCTCGCTAGGCTTAACCTCGTCGCTTTCTTGAAAGACAAATCCGCCGTCAACGTGCTTAAAGTCATATTTGTCGTTTGCTCTTGTTAGAAATTTATTACCTTGAGAGAAAATTTTGATACGTTTTTTTGACTCAAACACTCCAAGCGTTTCTTCATCGACGTTTGCAGCGATTATCACCTCGACAAAAATTTCATTTATCTTTTCAGCCAAAACCTTATCAAGCGTGCCGTTTATCGCTACAACTCCGCCATAAGCCGAGATAGGATCGCATTTTAGCGCCTCTGTATAGCTTTCAAGCAGGCTTGATTTCACCGCAAAGCCACAAGCGTTAGCGTGCTTTACGATAGCCACAGCCGGCGCTTCATCAAAGCTACTTGCAAGCATCAAAGCTGCGTTTATATCGGTCATATTGTTAAAGCTTGCTTCGCCTTTAAGGGCTTTAAAGTTGTTGCTAAAGAAGTAGTCAAACTCATACAAAGCGCCCTTTTGGT includes these proteins:
- the purH gene encoding bifunctional phosphoribosylaminoimidazolecarboxamide formyltransferase/IMP cyclohydrolase, with the translated sequence MRALISVSDKEGVVEFAKGLASLGFEILSTGGTHKLLVQSGINSLEVSEYTKSPEMFEGRVKTLHPKIHGGILHKRDDKNHVAQAEQNGIGRIDLVCVNLYPFKETTIRTDDFEEIIENIDIGGPAMVRSAAKNFKDVYIVTSPLDYEAVLENLRNGENALEFRRSLMIKAYEHTAAYDSMIANYMNERFNGGFGDMKFITASKVFDTRYGENPHQKGALYEFDYFFSNNFKALKGEASFNNMTDINAALMLASSFDEAPAVAIVKHANACGFAVKSSLLESYTEALKCDPISAYGGVVAINGTLDKVLAEKINEIFVEVIIAANVDEETLGVFESKKRIKIFSQGNKFLTRANDKYDFKHVDGGFVFQESDEVKPSELENMKLQTTREASKEELKDLEIAWKVAALTKSNCVVYVKNSAMVAIGMGMTSRVDAARAAVNKARDLGIDLNGCALASEAFFPFRDSIDIASEVGVKAIIEPGGSIRDDEVVQAANEHGMALYFTGVRHFLH